GACATGACCCCCATCTGGTCGCCCCCAATAACCCAGAAGGCCTTTTCCGCATCGATGAGTTCCTTGGTCTTGTAGTCGGCCACCAGACTCTTCGTCGGGGTCTTGTCCAGATTCACCGCCATATCCAGAACGGCGCAATGCAAGGAACAGGCTGGGAAAACAGTGCCGTCGCCGTATTCGATGAGCATGCGCGAATGAGCGAATTTCCCCCGGTCCATGCCGCACAGCGGACAGGAAGCGTGGTCATGGACGTCCTGGCTTATGGCAGGGGGAGTTGCCGGCGAGTTGCCCTGGGCCAAGGCCAAACCGGGGAGCAGGCAACAGGCGAGCGTGACGACGGTGAGAACAATACGGAATCGCATGGGTTTTCCTCCTGGGTTGTTTCGTGAATGGGCCATCACAACAAGACATTCCACGACCGGGGACAAAACCGACCATTATGACGTTGTGCGGCCTACGGCATTGCCGCAGGTCGACGAGTCCCGCCAGGCCAAGCCTATTCCAGGCAAGAGTTATCTGATGTCACATGCTGCTACAAGAGGGAGAGCACATTTCTTCTCGAAGAAATGTTAGTTCCCGGATCAGTCCGTCCCCACTCGCGTCAGTCGCCGTTCTTCCAGCCAGCACCAAAGCACAGGCACTACGAACATGGTCACCAGGACGAAGACCATGCCGCCGAAGGGCGGGATAGCCATGGGCACCACCAGATCTGAGCCCCGGCCGCGGGAGGTCAGCACCGGAATCAACGCCAGGATGGTGGTGGCCGTGGTCATCAGACAGGGGCGCACGCGCTTGAGGCCCGCCTCGATGGTTGCCGCCCGCACCGCCGCAACATCTCCAGGGGCCAACTGCCGGAAGCGGTCCCGAAGATAGGTGCCCATGACTACGCCGTCGTTTGTGGCCACCCCAAAAAGGGCCAGGA
The sequence above is drawn from the Desulfovibrio sp. TomC genome and encodes:
- a CDS encoding nitrous oxide reductase accessory protein NosL; translation: MRFRIVLTVVTLACCLLPGLALAQGNSPATPPAISQDVHDHASCPLCGMDRGKFAHSRMLIEYGDGTVFPACSLHCAVLDMAVNLDKTPTKSLVADYKTKELIDAEKAFWVIGGDQMGVMSKRAKWAFASKAEAEAFIKAHGGQLADFDAAIKAAFEDMASDTMMIREKRKMKAMQHPS